A region of Sesamum indicum cultivar Zhongzhi No. 13 linkage group LG7, S_indicum_v1.0, whole genome shotgun sequence DNA encodes the following proteins:
- the LOC105166717 gene encoding acidic endochitinase SE2-like, with product MATKTLLILSILVAFSLFRPSEACGISTYWGQNGNEGTLLQACQSGYYQFINVAFLIDFGCGITPRMNLAGHCDPPSGTCRGLITEIQACQNLGIKMLLSLGGSAGTYGLCSTEDANQVAAYLYDTFLSGKSSTGPLGAVALDGIDFDIEYPRSTLYWDDLARALASYSTPEKKVYLSAAPQCPIPDRNLDTAIKTGLFDYVWVQFYNNPPCDYRSGIAGLIDAWNDWSVYLPEGNQLFLGLPAATGAGAGYAPPDVIVSQVLPVIRNSPNYGGVMLWSRFYDTTFSATIQPAVCGNKLHHEDLLISMV from the coding sequence ATGGCTACAAAAACCCTACTCATTCTCTCCATCCTCGTCGCCTTCTCCCTGTTCAGGCCCTCAGAAGCCTGTGGAATTTCCACCTACTGGGGCCAAAATGGCAACGAAGGAACCCTCCTCCAGGCCTGTCAGTCCGGCTACTACCAGTTCATCAACGTCGCCTTCTTAATCGACTTTGGCTGCGGCATAACCCCTAGAATGAACTTGGCTGGCCATTGCGATCCCCCGTCAGGCACCTGTAGGGGACTAATCACAGAAATCCAGGCCTGTCAGAATCTAGGCATCAAAATGCTGCTATCACTCGGTGGCTCTGCCGGCACGTACGGCCTCTGTTCTACTGAAGATGCAAATCAAGTTGCTGCTTATCTATACGATACTTTCTTAAGCGGCAAGAGCTCCACCGGGCCCCTGGGGGCCGTCGCTTTGGACGGCATAGACTTTGATATTGAATATCCACGTTCCACCCTCTATTGGGACGACCTCGCTAGGGCCCTGGCAAGCTACAGCACACCGGAGAAAAAGGTGTATTTATCTGCAGCTCCACAGTGTCCTATCCCCGATCGCAACCTGGACACCGCTATCAAAACTGGGCTTTTCGACTACGTCTGGGTACAGTTTTACAACAATCCCCCGTGTGATTACAGAAGCGGCATCGCCGGTCTTATAGATGCATGGAACGATTGGAGTGTATACCTCCCGGAGGGTAATCAACTTTTCTTGGGCTTGCCAGCGGCAACAGGTGCTGGGGCCGGATACGCTCCGCCTGATGTGATTGTGAGTCAAGTCCTGCCGGTGATTAGGAATTCCCCAAATTATGGAGGGGTCATGCTGTGGAGCAGGTTCTATGATACTACCTTCAGTGCAACTATACAGCCAGCAGTGTGTGGCAACAAACTGCACCATGAAGACTTGTTGATCTCCATGGTCTGA
- the LOC105166915 gene encoding probably inactive receptor-like protein kinase At5g41680, whose amino-acid sequence MSRIYDNWERLVGTVLSREKLRQLALEHSRSPTVSSTSSSFSFSSSSPLDETYWRLQTKEKFIEKPFGRLVPVADTLDFAVGLEDVLGPSSKFIGKGTFGSTYKVAMDNGVVAVVKRLRGVVVPGRVFEEQMKAIGSIRHQNVASLRAYYFSMYEKLIVYDYFGQGSVLTMLQGSGGENSNPLDWETTLRVAIGAARGITHLHEKFGEKIVHGNIKASNVFLNSEGYGCISEFGLPYMMRASVVRKTAGNYDPVIKFSRQVSQASDVYSFGVLLLELLTRKSHRYYTDGSQFDLVQWVHYVVSKEQPVVISEEELTKYPNVEEQMVKMLRIGMSCLHAVPEHRPKMFEVVNLLEDIQKANIPIAIPPNATEDRLRLGEITQFEYSKLKEFLSFKLTSSEVETTHTLKDDKPEERTRNRDSSRDKISPESHAVHQTFEGAVRQGYVNEIEKY is encoded by the exons ATGTCTAGGATTTACGACAACTGGGAGAGGCTGGTGGGAACCGTACTAAGTAGGGAGAAGCTCAGGCAACTTGCACTAGAGCACTCAAGGAGCCCAACTGTCAGTTCAACATCGTCTAGTTTCAGTTTCAGTTCGAGTTCTCCCCTAGATGAAACGTACTGGAGGTTGCAGACAAAGGAGAAATTCATAGAGAAACCTTTTGGAAGACTCGTACCTGTAGCAGACACGTTAGATTTTGCAGTTGGTCTAGAAGATGTGTTGGGGCCTTCTTCCAAGTTTATTGGGAAGGGAACTTTTGGAAGTACTTATAAGGTAGCTATGGATAACGGAGTTGTGGCTGTCGTGAAGAGATTGAGAGGAGTGGTAGTCCCGGGACGAGTATTTGAGGAGCAGATGAAGGCTATTGGGAGCATCAGGCACCAAAATGTGGCTTCACTAAGGGCATACTACTTCTCCATGTACGAAAAACTCATAGTATACGACTATTTTGGTCAAGGAAGCGTGTTGACAATGCTACAAG GAAGCGGAGGTGAAAATTCCAATCCACTAGACTGGGAAACCACACTAAGAGTAGCAATAGGTGCAGCAAGAGGGATCACTCATCTTCATgaaaaatttggagaaaagaTAGTCCACGGGAACATTAAAGCGTCCAATGTTTTTCTAAACTCTGAAGGGTATGGGTGCATATCTGAATTTGGGTTGCCTTACATGATGAGAGCATCAGTAGTCAGAAAAACAGCTGGAAATTACGACCCAGTAATCAAGTTTTCACGTCAAGTGTCCCAAGCATCTGATGTCTACAGTTTTGGGGTTCTCCTACTAGAACTGCTCACCAGAAAGTCTCACAGATACTACACTGATGGTTCCCAGTTTGACTTAGTCCAGTGGGTTCATTATGTTGTGAGCAAGGAACAGCCTGTGGTGATTTCTGAGGAAGAACTCACAAAGTATCCTAATGTGGAGGAACAGATGGTGAAGATGCTAAGAATAGGGATGAGTTGCTTGCATGCAGTCCCAGAGCACAGACCTAAGATGTTTGAAGTAGTTAACCTGTTAGAGGATATACAAAAAGCCAACATACCAATAGCCATACCACCTAATGCAACTGAGGATAGACTAAGATTGGGGGAGATCACACAATTTGAGTATTCAAAACTAAAAGAGTTTCTGTCATTTAAACTAACCTCCAGCGAAGTTGAGACCACACATACCCTAAAGGATGACAAGCCTGAAGAAAGGACTAGGAATAGGGATAGTAGTAGAGACAAGATATCACCAGAGTCACATGCTGTTCATCAGACCTTCGAAGGTGCTGTGCGTCAAGGATATGTtaatgaaatagaaaagtatTAA
- the LOC105166720 gene encoding LOW QUALITY PROTEIN: probable inactive receptor kinase At4g23740 (The sequence of the model RefSeq protein was modified relative to this genomic sequence to represent the inferred CDS: deleted 1 base in 1 codon) — MDIKLFFSVILVCATLCFHTTAEPVEDKRALLDFIDNIYHSRKLNWDEKTSACNNWTGITCNHDNSRVIAVRLPALGFRGSIPENFLQISRLSALQILSLRSNGLGGVFPSDLLKLGDLMVLYLQNNNFQGPLPLDLSVWKNLSVLNLSNNGFNGSIPSSVSNLTHLTALNLANNSLSGDIPDIDIPSLQWLDLSNNNLSGFLPQSLLRFPSSSFSGNNVSSEKPLPPVPPPTAAPKKHSSKFSESAILAIVIGSCAVAFVSIALLLIATNWKKNEEGMSKTNVSSQKKEKSIKRTDSQHRDEKTRLVFFEGCSLAFDLEDLLRASAEVLGKGTFGTTYKAALEDATTVAVKRLREVIAGRKEFEQQMEVVGSIRHENVAPLRAYYYSKDEKLMVYDYYSQGSVSALLHAKRGENRIPLDWEMRLRIATGAARGIAHIHSHSGGKLVHGNLKASNIFLNSKQYGCVSDLGLATLMNPIAPRLTRTPGYRAPEVTDTRKPSQASDIYSFGVVILELLTGKSPVHASGREEVIHLVRWVQSVVREEWTGEVFDVELLRYPNIEEEMVAMLQIGMSCVARMPGQRPKIGDVVKMLEEIRSVSAGNSQSAGTRTPGSTPTLTPYVAEAGSSLGQN, encoded by the exons ATGGACATCAAGCTTTTCTTCTCAGTGATCTTAGTGTGTGCTACTCTGTGCTTTCATACAACAGCTGAACCTGTTGAAGATAAACGGGCTTTGCTCGATTTCATCGACAATATTTACCACTCAAGAAAGCTGAATTGGGATGAGAAGACTTCTGCTTGCAATAACTGGACTGGGATCACTTGCAATCATGATAATTCAAGAGTTATAGCAGTTAGATTGCCCGCGCTTGGATTCAGAGGCAGCATTCCTGAGAAC TTCCTGCAAATTAGCCGGTTATCTGCGCTGCAAATTTTAAGTCTGAGATCCAATGGTCTTGGTGGTGTGTTTCCATCTGATCTTCTGAAGCTTGGGGACTTAATGGTCCTTTATCTTCAGAACAACAATTTTCAGGGGCCATTGCCTTTGGATTTGTCGGTCTGGAAGAATCTGTCTGTGTTGAATTTGTCGAACAATGGCTTCAATGGGAGCATACCTTCTTCAGTTTCAAATTTGACTCATTTGACAGCTTTGAATCTTGCTAATAACTCACTTTCTGGTGACATTCCTGATATTGATATCCCTAGCCTTCAATGGTTGGATTTGTCTAACAATAACCTTAGTGGATTCTTGCCTCAGTCTCTTCTTAGGTTTCCTAGTTCATCTTTCTCCGGTAACAATGTTTCGTCTGAGAAACCATTGCCTCCGGTTCCTCCACCCACGGCTGCACCTAAGAAGCACTCCTCAAAGTTTAGTGAATCTGCGATTCTTGCAATCGTCATTGGCAGCTGTGCAGTGGCATTCGTCTCTATTGCCTTGCTCTTGATTGCTACCAACTGGAAGAAAAACGAAGAAGGTATGTCCAAGACCAATGTCTCATCccagaagaaagaaaaatctatCAAGAGGACAGATTCTCAGCATAGGGATGAGAAAACGAGGCTAGTGTTTTTCGAGGGCTGTAGTCTTGCGTTTGATCTTGAAGATCTGTTGCGGGCTTCTGCCGAGGTGCTTGGGAAGGGCACGTTTGGTACTACTTATAAGGCAGCATTGGAGGATGCAACAACAGTTGCAGTGAAGAGATTGAGGGAAGTTATTGCTGGGCGGAAGGAGTTCGAACAGCAGATGGAGGTTGTTGGGAGCATCAGGCATGAGAATGTGGCTCCATTGAGGGCTTACTATTACTCTAAGGATGAAAAGCTGATGGTGTATGATTACTACAGTCAGGGGAGTGTCTCTGCATTGTTACATG CAAAAAGAGGTGAGAACCGGATTCCGTTAGACTGGGAAATGCGACTAAGGATCGCAACCGGTGCAGCCAGGGGTATCGCGCACATCCACTCACACAGTGGAGGGAAGCTCGTCCATGGCAACCTAAAAGCCTCAAACATTTTCCTCAACTCCAAGCAATACGGCTGCGTCTCCGACCTTGGCTTAGCAACATTGATGAATCCAATTGCACCACGTTTAACACGGACACCAGGGTACCGCGCGCCAGAAGTTACAGATACTAGGAAACCATCACAGGCATCTGACATCTATAGCTTTGGGGTGGTTATACTTGAACTTCTCACTGGAAAATCCCCTGTCCACGCTTCTGGACGGGAAGAGGTCATCCACCTGGTCCGTTGGGTTCAATCTGTGGTTCGTGAGGAATGGACGGGTGAAGTGTTCGACGTTGAGCTATTAAGGTACCCTAACATAGAGGAAGAAATGGTGGCAATGCTGCAAATAGGCATGAGCTGTGTAGCAAGAATGCCGGGGCAGAGGCCGAAAATCGGAGATGTGGTGAAGATGCTGGAGGAGATAAGAAGTGTTAGTGCAGGAAACAGCCAGTCTGCTGGAACAAGAACACCAGGCTCAACTCCTACTCTGACTCCATATGTGGCTGAGGCTGGATCCTCATTGGGTCAGAATTAG
- the LOC105166719 gene encoding acidic endochitinase SE2, with protein MAARSHLLLFSVLIAFTLFSSSQAAGIATYWGQNGAEGTLADACNSGNYQFINIAFLTTFGSGQTPVLNLAGHCDPPSGTCTGISNDIRTCQSRGIKILLSLGGATGSYSLSSPDDARQVADYLWNTFLGGSSSSRPLGDAVLDGIDFDIESGSGQYWDDLARALSGYSSQRKVYLSAAPQCPIPDAHLDTAIQTGLFDYIWVQFYNNEQCDYRGSPDNLLARWNQWASVPGGQVFLGLPAAEAAAGGGYMPPDVLISQVLPVIKTSPKYGGVMLWNRFFDQGYSSAILSSI; from the coding sequence ATGGCAGCCCGTTCTCACCTCCTCCTATTCTCAGTCTTGATTGCTTTTACATTATTCAGTTCCTCACAGGCCGCCGGAATCGCCACCTACTGGGGCCAAAACGGAGCCGAAGGGACCCTCGCCGACGCATGCAACTCCGGGAACTACCAGTTCATTAACATAGCATTCCTAACCACCTTCGGCAGCGGCCAAACTCCTGTCCTGAACTTGGCGGGCCATTGCGATCCCCCCTCAGGCACCTGCACCGGCATCAGCAACGATATCCGGACGTGTCAGAGTCGAGGCATCAAAATATTGCTATCACTCGGCGGTGCCACAGGGAGCTACTCCCTCTCCTCCCCTGATGACGCCAGGCAAGTGGCTGATTATCTATGGAACACGTTCTTGGGGGGCAGTTCGTCCTCCAGGCCCCTGGGGGACGCTGTTCTGGACGGCATAGATTTTGACATCGAATCGGGCTCTGGCCAGTACTGGGACGACCTTGCTCGGGCCCTGTCGGGGTACAGCTCACAGAGGAAGGTGTACTTATCTGCAGCCCCGCAGTGTCCTATCCCAGATGCCCATTTGGATACTGCTATCCAAACAGGACTTTTCGATTATATTTGGGTACAGTTTTACAACAATGAGCAGTGTGACTACCGTGGGAGCCCCGACAATCTTCTAGCCCGATGGAACCAGTGGGCTTCAGTACCCGGCGGACAGGTTTTCTTGGGGTTGCCGGCAGCTGAAGCTGCGGCAGGCGGCGGATACATGCCGCCGGATGTGCTGATTTCTCAAGTTCTTCCGGTGATCAAGACATCTCCAAAGTATGGAGGGGTTATGCTGTGGAACAGGTTCTTTGATCAGGGCTACAGTTCAGCTATCCTTAGCAGCATCTAA
- the LOC105166716 gene encoding S-type anion channel SLAH2, with translation MESSKENNSPREDSSEELPSLIRAITAHEVAGFDSLKDRDDSKGRLQSTGFHPLSASVFGIEAAETEDQSGLSKSQRMHSVSISMPPSPIEAHIQNTKRVLFRDTETILGNSVPNSAASYTNFGAQTKQARFYSQPMPKGSVLNEAISSEKSANLPPRNPRIEKLRDNRYDSFKTWSGKLERQISNLRGKRQPEQGSHAQQPAQMESVPVDRYFDALEGPELDTLRASEEILLPDDKQWPFLLRFPVSSFGICLGVSSQAIMWKTLASSESTKFLHVSPDINLVLWFISVALVVIVAAVYALKVIFYFEAVRREYYHPIRVNFFFAPWIALLFLALGIPPSFSNTLHASLWYILMTPIFFLELKIYGQWMSGGQRRLSKVANPSNHLSIVGNFVGALLGASMGLKEGPVFFFAVGLAHYTVLFVTLYQRLPTNETLPKELHPVFFLFVAAPSVASMAWARIQGTFDYGSRIAYFIALFLYFSLAVRVNFFRGFRFSLAWWAYTFPMTGAAIATIRYSSVVTNLVTKILTVILCLVSTLTVTALLVTTIIHAFILRDLFPNDISIAISDRSDRRPKTTRRWYHRRSGSSESNVEHYLKFSNSDGKDIEASVCPPSCNNQELSASSAK, from the exons ATGGAGAGCagcaaagaaaataattccCCAAGGGAAGACTCCTCTGAAGAACTCCCGTCATTGATCAGAGCTATCACTGCACATGAGGTGGCTGGTTTCGATAGTCTTAAAGATCGCGATGATTCGAAGGGTCGACTTCAATCAACTGGCTTTCATCCTCTGAGTGCCTCAGTTTTC GGAATTGAAGCTGCTGAGACGGAAGATCAAAGCGGTCTTTCTAAGTCACAAAGGATGCATTCTGTGTCCATCAGCATGCCGCCTTCTCCTATTGAAGCTCATATACAGAACACCAAGAGAGTTCTCTTCAGGGACACTGAGACAATTTTGGGCAATTCTGTTCCAAATTCTGCTGCTTCATATACAAACTTTGGTGCTCAGACGAAACAGGCCCGCTTTTATTCTCAACCGATGCCGAAAGGTTCTGTACTGAACGAGGCCATTTCTAGTGAAAAATCTGCCAATCTTCCTCCGAGGAATCCCAGGATTGAAAAGCTGAGAGATAATAGATATGATTCTTTCAAGACGTGGTCAGGAAAACTTGAGAgacaaatatcaaatttgcGTGGTAAGCGTCAGCCTGAGCAAGGTTCCCATGCTCAGCAACCTGCACAAATGGAAAGTGTACCTGTTGACCGATACTTTGATGCTTTGGAGGGACCAGAACTGGATACACTACGG GCTTCAGAAGAAATACTTCTTCCGGATGACAAGCAATGGCCGTTCCTTCTACGCTTTCCTGTCTCATCCTTTGGTATCTGTCTTGGTGTTAGCAGCCAAGCCATCATGTGGAAAACACTGGCTTCCTCCGAATCTACAAAGTTCCTCCACGTGAGCCCGGATATAAATCTCGTCCTTTGGTTCATATCCGTTGCTTTAGTGGTGATCGTGGCTGCAGTCTATGCTCTCAAAGTTATATTCTACTTTGAAGCCGTTCGTCGTGAATATTACCACCCAATACGTGTTAACTTCTTCTTTGCTCCTTGGATCGCCCTTCTGTTCTTAGCACTCGGGATTCCACCATCGTTTTCTAATACTCTGCATGCATCCCTATGGTACATTCTCATGACCccgattttttttctagagcTTAAGATATACGGTCAGTGGATGTCAGGAGGACAACGGAGACTTTCAAAGGTGGCAAACCCGTCAAACCATCTGTCGATAGTCGGCAACTTTGTTGGTGCCTTGCTTGGTGCATCTATGGGGCTAAAAGAAGGGCCAGTTTTCTTCTTTGCTGTTGGATTGGCTCATTACACCGTCCTATTTGTAACTCTCTACCAGAGACTTCCAACGAACGAGACGCTTCCTAAGGAGCTCCACCCGGTTTTCTTCCTGTTTGTAGCTGCACCTAGTGTTGCCTCAATGGCATGGGCTCGGATTCAAGGGACATTCGACTATGGATCCCGTATTGCTTACTTCATCGCCCTGTTCCTTTATTTCTCACTG GCCGTCCGTGTTAATTTCTTCCGAGGTTTCAG GTTCTCACTGGCATGGTGGGCTTACACTTTCCCAATGACCGGAGCTGCCATTGCCACGATCAGATACTCGAGCGTCGTAACGAACTTAGTCACCAAAATCCTGACTGTCATCCTCTGCCTCGTTTCTACACTTACCGTGACAGCACTGCTTGTAACTACTATCATCCATGCCTTTATCCTCCGAGACCTTTTCCCAAATGACATTTCGATTGCTATAAGTGATAGGAGTGACAGGAGACCTAAAACGACCCGACGATGGTATCATCGGAGATCAGGCAGCTCGGAAAGCAACGTGGAACACTACCTCAAGTTTTCAAATTCAGATGGCAAAGACATCGAGGCTTCTGTTTGTCCTCCGAGTTGCAATAACCAAGAGTTGTCCGCTTCTAgtgcaaaataa